TTCTCGGGGAGGTCATTCATTCGCTCATCAACAGAATCCTTGCAGCCAAGCGGAAACGATAAATCATCCATTGTACTGGATATCATCTGAATCTACAGGGGGATTCCTCTCTGGGGTTGTGGGTCCTCGAATTACTTGTTCCCGTCATCAAAACCATATGATAAAATCGTATATTTTTAAATTCTACTGAACTACTGTGCTAAAGTCAAGGCAGGAAATGCGAAGCTGAATAAAAAATTCGACAACTTTCAACTTTTGAGCTTTAACTTCAACCGTTACAAAAAAAATGACCTGCAGCCGAATGCTGCAGGTCCATCATCATATATTATTAAAAAGGGGGTCATGCCATTATTATAAACACGCTATATTAAGGAAACATGTATGTAATATTACGATTATATTACATTCATGAAAGCGGTTTATTTTAATAGATTGTTATTCATCGAATTGCTCAACAAATGCCCCTTTACCCCGAAGCGTTTCCACAACCTCATTATAATTCTCTTCTGCGACACTTAGGTCCATCACATAACGAAGTTCACTTAAATCCCCATCTTCGAGTTCCCCATCCGCTACACCCGCACTAACCTGATCTTCATCCACACTATAATGGGTTTCAGGTTCATCCCGAGTTTCGGATGCGACAACACCAGAAACCAGCATAGCTCCAGCTGCCGGTGTGCTACCCGTTCCAAGCGTTCCTACTGTACCTGCTGCCATAGTTGTATTACTAAATGGCGCGATAGGAAACAGAATTCTACGATCTTCCCCAATAGGGTCCGTGAGTGGCCAAACCTCCAAGCCATCCACCTTGTAACTAATCAACGCTGTTTTTGCGCCTTCCGCTTCATTTTCCGTTCTGAAATATGCCTGGATTTTTCTGGTCATCGCCATTACCTCCTTGGATTATAAGTCTCATTGTTATTAATTGTTTATTTCAGGACCTTCAATATTTCACGAACAAATGCAGGCTCATCTTTCTTGTGGTCTATTACCCTTATCACGATGATTTCTAACCTCTAGTTAGAAAATACACTTCGTTAACAACATCGAAAAAGCCGCCTCTACCACCCATTTCAGGTACGCGGCAAGAGATTACGGCTTCTTCCTTTGATTACTTGGGGTTCAATCTCGTCTTCCGACTTTTTGGCTAACGCACAGGCTTCCAAAGGGCTCCCAGTCGCTAGTGCCGGGATACTTCTCCATACCCACGCCTTCTGTGATTGTCTCATTGCCTAAGCTCCTTGCATCGTGCGTGATATCTATCTGCATTTAGTTTATCCAGCTCAAAGAGGCTCTATCCGCACAAGATTCTTACTCACAGCTCAACCAAGCATAAGGATAATGTATAACGTGAGACTTATACGTTCATGTATTAAAAAAGATGTCGAAAGTTAGCTCCGGCCAGAGCAATTTTCGACATCCTCTATTTCGTTAACTACGGCTATCCAGAATGAGAGTGACTGGACCCCAATTGGTCAGCGACACATCCATCATCGCTCCAAATACGCCCGTCTCCACCTGAAGGCCTCCCGCTCTAAGCTCTTGGTTAAAATAATCATAAAGTCGCTCGGCCTCCGCAGGAGCTGCTGCTCCCATGAAATTCGGCCGTCTTCCCTTACGGCAATCCCCATATAAAGTAAACTGTGACACCGAAAGAATAGCTCCCTCAGAATCTGTGACACTATAGTTCATTTTACCAGCATCATCTTCAAAAATACGCAATCCAGCTATTTTATCCGCCAAATATTTGGCATCCTTCTCTGTATCTTCATGCGTAACGCCAACAAGCAGCATCAAGCCTTTCCCAATCTCTCCGGTCACTGTCTCATCCACGGTTACTTTGGCGTCCTTACAACGCTGTACTACAACTCTCATCGCACTACTCCGCTCCTTGCCTTATTGCATGATCCGATTCACTGTATATACATCCTTGACTCGTTTCACTTTATCTACAACGGATTGCAGATGCTCCGTGTTACGGATCAGAATGGTCATATGAATCATGGCCATCTTATTCTTGTCAGAGCGCCCAGTGACCGCAGAAATGTTCGTTTTACTCTCGGATACCGCCTGCAGCACTTCATTGAGTAGTCCATTACGATCATGACCTGTAATCTCAATATCCACACTGTAGTTTGCTTCCATCGTACCTTCCCATTCCACTTCAATCACCCTTGCAGCTTCTTCTCCGTCCCCTTCACCTGGAATGTTAGGACAATCCTGACGATGCACAGATACGCCCCGGCCCCGTGTAACATACCCTACAATGTCGTCACCCGGCACCGGATTACAACATCGTGCAAAACGGACAAGCAAATTTTCAATTCCTTTTACACTAACACCATTGGTAGGTTGATTACGTTTCTCGCCGGCAGACTTGATCTCCTTCATCTCTGAAGTGAGTTCTAAATGATTAGCGGCTTCTTCCTGCTCCTTGCGCAACTTCTCCGTCAAACGGGAAGCAATCTGCGAAGCGGTAATCCCACCAAACCCAACAGCAGATAACATATCCTCAACATCATTAAATGCGAATTTCTTCGCGGCTTCTAATAATTTCTCATCGGAAATCCACTCGGAAACCTCGACATTCAGACGCTTCAGCTCACGTTCAATCGCTTCGCGACCTTTTTCGACATTTTCCTCACGTTTTTCTTTTTTGAACCATTGCTTAATTTTACTTCGCGCATGGGAGGATTGGGCAATCTTGAGCCAGTCGCGGCTTGGTCCGTAAGAATGCTTCGACGTCAGAATCTCTACAATATCGCCCGTCTTCAGCTTGTGATCCAGCGGTACGATCCGCCCGTTCACCTTAGAACCAATCGTGCGATTACCCACTTCCGTATGAATACGGAAAGCGAAATCAAGTGGAACAGAGCCCGCAGGAAGCTCAATAACTTCACCTTTAGGCGTAAACACGAACACGAGGTCCGAGAAAAAATCCATTTTGAGTGATTTTACGAACTCTTCGGCATCCTTGGCCTCATGCTGCAGCTCCAATATTTCGCGAAAAAAAGGCATCCGATTCTCCGGATTGACATTATTGCTGGTTCCTTCTTTGTACGCCCAGTGTGCTGCTATCCCGAATTCAGCTGTACGATGCATTTCCCAAGTGCGAATTTGCACTTCGGTTGGCTCTCCGCCAGGACCTACCACTGTAGTATGCAAAGATTGATACATATTGGCTTTGGGCATAGCTATATAATCTTTGAATCGGCCTGGCATTGGCTTCCAAAGGGTATGAATAATTCCGAGGGTTGCATAACAATCCTTGATATTATCCACAATGATGCGGATGGCCAGCAGGTCATAGATCTCATTAAACTGTTTGTTTTTCGTACTCATTTTGTTATAGACACTGTAGATATGCTTCGGACGACCCGAAAGGTCGCCTTCAATGCCCATTTCATCCAGCTTGGCACGAATACGGCCAATTACACTGTCGATAAATTGCTCACGTTCTGCCCGCTTCTTATGTACCAGATTAGCAATGCGATAATACTGCTGCGGATTCAAGTAACGAAGCGCAATATCCTCCATCTCCCATTTGATCGCGGAAATCCCCAACCGGTCGGCGACAGGACAGAAAATCTCCAACGTCTCATAGGAAATACGACGCTGGCTTTCTTCAGATTGGTACTTTAGTGTTCGCATATTATGCAGGCGATCCGCTAGTTTAATAACAATGACCCGAATATCCTGAGCCATTGCAATAAACATCTTACGGTAATTCTCATTCTGCTGCTCTTCCTTTGAGCGAAAACGGATGCGTTCCAGCTTGGTTAAGCCGTCGACAAGCATCGCGCAGGTATCGCCAAATTTCGCGCGGATTTGTTCCAATGAGACCGTCGTATCTTCCACAACATCATGCAAAAGCGCCGCAACAATAGATATAACATCCATTTGCATATTGACGACAATATCTGCCACCGCCAGCGGATGCAGAATGTATGGCTCCCCCGACTTGCGGATCTGCCCGTGATGAGCCTGATCGGCAAATTCATAAGCTTCCCGGATGCGGAGAAGATCTTTATCTTTTATATAGGCGCCAGCCTTATCAATTAATCGCTCTATGCCCATTCTCGTCGTATCCGTTTCCTTTCTATAATAAAATGAACCCGCAATAGTTCTAGAATCTGCAGGTTCCAATCATTTCGCAAGCAACTTACGCTCTTGTTCAAAGTTGTCTATAATTATGACGCTTACGAAGGATTACGTCAACACTTGCCATCTCATGGTATTTCATAAGTAAAAGTTATGAAAATCGGACAAATTAATAACACTTGTGAAAATGTTGTTGTAAAAATGTCCAGTTCTATTTAATCTAGTAAAGGCGGATTTTCGCTGAACAACATAATATCCGATAAGAAAGAGGAGTGAACTCCATTGCAACGCGAAATTCAAGTTAATGAAAAACTTCCATGGGGCCCGGGTTTTCTATTAAGCCTTCAGCATTTGTTTGCCATGTTTGGCAGTACAGTACTAGTACCTAACTTATTCGGGGTCGACCCTGGCATGATCTTGCTGATGAATGGTGTCGGCACGCTACTGTACATCTGGATTTGCCGTGGTAAAATCCCTGCGTACCTTGGCTCCAGCTTTGCATTCATCGCACCAGTTTTGTCAGTGCTTGCCGATCATAAAGATGATCATATGAAGGGATACTCGCTTGCTTTAGGTGCTTTTATCATCACGGGTATTATCTTTGTGCTCGTAGCATTGATCATCCGTTATGCAGGAACAAAATGGATTGATGTTGTCTTCCCTCCAGCAGTAATGGGTGCTATCGTTGCAACGATCGGACTTGAACTTGTGCCTGTTGCCGCGCGGATGGCAGGACTTATTGCTCCTGAAGGTGTTGCAGTTGCAGACTGGACTCCAGACGGCAAAGCGATCACGCTTTCTATGGTGACACTGGGTGTAACCGTAATTGGAGCTGTACTCTTCCGCGGTTTCCCAAAAATCATTCACATCCTCATCGGTATCGTCACTGGTTATGGTTTAGCTTATATTATGAAAATGGTGGATACCGCGGCTATATCCAATGCGAAATTTTTAGCACACCCTACCATTGTTACTCCTTCTTTTGATTGGAATGTAATCCTGACTATCATCCCAGTATCGCTAGTAGTAATCGTTGAACATATTGGACACTTACTTGTAACTAGCAATATTGTCGGCAGGGATCTGGCAAAAGATCCTGGGCTTGATCGCTCCCTGATGGGTAACGGGATATCTACAATTATCTCCGGTTTTATCGGTTCTACTCCAAATACTACCTACGGTGAGAATATCGGGGTTATGGCGTTAACTAAAGTTTATTCTGTATATGTGATCGGTGGCGCAGCAGTGATTGCAATTTTGCTTTCGTTCTCCGGTACCTTCTCCTCCGTTATCGCTAACATCCCTACACCTGTAATGGGTGGTGTATCACTGCTGTTGTTCGGTGTAATTGCCGCATCCGGCCTACGTATCTTCGTTGAGCAAAAAGTTGATTTTTCCAAGGCTACTAACATGATCATGGCTACCTTAGTGCTCGTTGTCGGAATTAGTGGTACAACCCTCACTATGGGCAACATTAAGCTAAGCGGTATGGCACTAGCTACGATTGTTGGTATCGTTCTAGCCTTGTTCTTCAAACTCATTGAAGTTCTTGGGCTGTCCAATGAAGATGGAGAAAGCGATAAAGCAGCTCACTAATTTGTTTTAGAAGTTCAAAAGGCTGCTCCAGATCCATTTATGGATTGGGCAGTCTTTTTTATTAGGATTCTCCATCCGCTAAGCATTCTTCAGGTCAGAAATGCAAAACAGCAACTCTCCGCCAATAGTGACAGAGAATTGCTGTTGTTTGCACTTTTCAACATAAATCGATACATAAATCCCCATTTATTTCCCGGGAAAAGACACGCTTATCGTATTAATCTTCGTAGTTAACCAGAGTAATAACTTCAATTCCGGATAGCTTATTACGTCCAGCAAGCTCAACCAATTCAATCAGAAAAGCTGCGCCTACGACTTTACCGCCAAGCTGTTCCACAAGGTTAACCGAAGTAGCTATAGTGCCTCCTGTTGCTAACAAATCATCAGCAATCAATACATTTTGTCCAGGCTTAATGGCATCCGTGTGAACAGCAAGTGTGTCCTTACCATATTCAAGATCATACCCAACCTCGATCGTCTCATATGGCAGTTTTCCGCTCTTACGAATCGGTACAAAACCTACTCCCAAAGCATAAGCAAGAGGTGCGCCAACTACAAAACCACGTGCTTCCGGTCCAGCAATTACGTCAATTTCTAAGTGCGATACGAGAGATTTCAGTGCATCAATCGCCTGGCGATAAGCATCACCGTCTTTGAGCAAAGTGGTGATATCTTTAAAACTAATACCCTCTTTTGGGAAATCAGGAATCACGCGAATACTATCTTTAAAATCCATATTTTTCATCTCCTAAAAGTTTTGTTAGCGTATGCTTCAGTGAATTCGGATCGACAAAACTTGCTTCGTAAGCTACCTCATACCTGGATAATTACGATACGCCTAAACGGCGCGATAACATCCAGTCCTGTAACTCAGACAAGCTACCCTCCATGAAGTACTGCTCCATTTCCGCCATCTGCCCCAGTCTGACAAAATGACGTGATGCTGTAAGGCTCTTAGCTGCGGGCTGCGTAATGAAGGTCACACTTCCCTGACTTCTTTCGATAAAATCAAGCTCCTCGAACACATCCAGCATTTTACTAAGCATACGAATACTTAACGAGGATTGTCGGCTTAGCCGCAGCAGCACTTCATGCTCAGGCGTTGCAACAGAAGTGATCGAAGCCAGCAGTTTATAAAGTATTTTAAAATGATCCCGTGTCGGAATAATAAGCCGTTCCCGGCCATCCTTTATAGAATGCAATAGCGCAATATTATCAGCATTAGGAAAAGCCTTTAGTACCGCATCAAGTTGTTCAGGAGTCTCCGGCATATCCAATAGACATAACAGAGAGACATGTCCTGATTCCTGAAGCAAGTCATCCTTATTAGCGGCGCTGATGCCATCAACGTTATCATATACCCAGAAGGACATTCCTATCAATTCACTCTGTAGAGACATACGTCCACTCTGAAACACTGCTGCGGCACGGTATGGACTGACACCGCTATAGGGAAGCAGCAACTCTCTAATATGCGTAGCTTGCCGTACGGCGTCAGCAGCACCACGAAGATCAAACAACTGAGCATCTGGTACAGATAAATCCTGTAGCATCAACTGTGGTTTCCGCGAGCCATTCCACTCGTTGATCGACAATTCAGCCAACACATTGATCGTGGTGCCCACAGGGAGCAGCTTAGCCATATCCCCTTTACCAAAAGCTAAGGCTTCAATCGTGCTCTTACCCTGCTGCAATACGATCTTCAAGTGTTTTCCTTCTTGCCCCATGGTACGTGTCTCTTTCACTGTAGCCCCGCGAATGATAAACTTTGGCAATGGATTTGACATCCCGAAAGGCGCAAGCCTTTCTAGTTCAATCGCGGTCTGAAGGGACAAATCAGAGATCGACACTTCTGCATCAGCAGAAGTAACAGGAACGAAATGCTCCGGTGTCAGCACACCTGCGGCGTATTCATTTAATGCCGCAGCGAAGGCTTCTAAACCATCCCGATGCAGACTCATTCCCGCGGCAGCCGGATGACCGCCGAAATGATCCATTAAGTTAGAACAAGAGGATAAAGCCGCATATATATCAAGCCCAGGAATGGAGCGGGCAGAGCCCTTGCACATTCCGGTCTCTGGATGAATATCCAGAATGATCACCGGTCGATAGTAACGCTCTAGCAGTTTGGAAGCCACTATACCTACCACACCCACATTCCAGCCTTGTTCAGCAAGGACAATGATGTCTGGGATCTCTCCGCCGCGCGTCATCTGCTCCAGTTTTGCAGTCGCCTCTACTACAATTCTTTCTACGACCAATTGGCGTTCTTTATTAAGCAGATCAAGTTCCCCAGACAGTTGCTCTGCCTCATCAGCGTGTTCGGTTGTAAGCAAAGCCACAGCCCGGCCAGCATGATCCAAACGACCACTGGCATTGATACGAGGTGCCATACCAAAGGCGATATTAACCGCACTCACAGTACTCATGGTCACCCCGCTGACACCGAGTAAAGCACGAATACCAGAGAATCGAGAATTTCGCATACTGGCTAAACCGTTTCGAACAATCTCGCGATTCTCACCCAGCAGCGGCATTAAATCCGCTACAGTACCGATTGCAGCTATTTCTGCCCATTCCTTGGGAGTCTCCTCCCCCAACATAGCCTGGGCAAGCTTATAAGCTACACCTACACCGGCCAATCCTTTAAACGGGTAAGGGCAGTCGGGTAGCTTGGGATTAATCAGCGTATAAGCCTCTGGCAGAAGCTCTGGTGGCTCATGGTGATCCGTTACGATCACATCGATTCCCAGTTCATTAGCGTAGGCAATCTGATGATAGGCGCTAATGCCAGTATCCACAGTAATGATCAAGGATACACCCTGCTGTAGAGCCCAATCCAATGCATGATTATGCAGCCCGTAGCCCTCGTTAGAACGGTGCGGGATATAAATATCAAAGGAAGCGCCCAAGTAACGCAGCAAATGAATCATTAGTGCTGTACTAGACACACCATCGGCATCGTAATCACCGTAAATAAGCATATGTTCTTCTTCTTTTAAAGCCTTTCTAATTCTAGGAACCGCTTCGGCCATTCCTTTTAGAAGGAACGGATCATGCGGAGCTTCCACACCGCCATCCATGAATGATAGAGCCTCATGTGGCGTATTCATTCCTCTAGTCACTAATAGTGAGGATAAGAGCGGAGAAATAGAAAGGCTCCGGGCCATATCCCTTACGATGTCGGGATCGGCTGCCGGAGATTGCCATCTTGTTTTTGAATAAAGCAATAGAGTTCACCTTTCTCTCACCTTGCGAACTACTGAAGCAACGTTGGAATATCATTATCCACCAATTCATAATTACTTTTGTATGGATAACCGGGATCATAAGGAACTACGTCCATATGCACCTCACCAACATGAACAAACCGGTGCTGTAGCAGCTTTCTTGCGCATTCCGAAATATCCTGTGCTTCCATCACCGTAATACGCGGATTTACACTGATCTTAATTTGCAGATTCACAAAATTGCCTTGCTCAAGCGCCTTCAAATGTTCTACACGAATAACTCCGTGAACACGTTGTACGGTTTCAATAAAATTAGCTGCCTCTTCAGAAGGAAGCTCCTGCGCATTCTTACCACTGACAGTACTAACAATGAGTATATAGCCTTTACGAAGAATTAAGCATCCTGTTAAAAGTGCGGCAATAGGGTCCATATAGAGTAGAGGATGCCAATAGGTACCACCCATTGATAACGATATCCCAACTAATACTGTGATAGAAGTATACAAACTGAAACGATGACTATTGGCATAAGCAGCATGACTGCCATCACCTATTTTTTTAAAGTACCGATATTGATATTGAAATACAGCTTCTTTAAATACAATAGATAGTAAGACAGTTACAAGTGCGAGTTCTCCGTGAGTTGATGACTGTCCCTCAGTTAAGTCTCGGATTGCAGAGAAGGCGATCTGCAGCCCCCCCATAAGAATCAATACCGAAAAAAGTATTGCTAGAAGCGGTTCCTTATTGCCCCGCCGGTCTTCCATCCGGTGCTTGCTCTTTCTGCCCTGTTCAGAGCGCCACGGAAGAATATCCGCCAGTTTGGCCGCAGCATCTGCTCCGGAATATAAAGCATCGCCCATTAATGCCTTGCTACCTGAAATATAGCCAAAACTCCCCTTAGCTACTGCCAAAGTAACATCGCTGATGATCCCTGTCCAAGCAACCGTCTTGCTTTGCGGTGATCGTTCTTTATTCATACGAGGCCCTCCTTACCACTAGCAAGTAATCTCATGATGATACAATACACATGACATACAACCCCAAAGATTTCGAAAGCCGCGTCGCATTTGACGCGGCTTTCTTAAAATATAAGAAAATTATAAATTTGATGCTTTTTTTATTAAAGTACAGCCATGTTGTTGCTCTTGAGACATTAACCTTTAGCCGAACTGCTCTTTACCTTAGTCTTCTCACGCTTCTTAAGCAGTAGCCAGAGCGGACTTGCAATAAAGATAGAGGAGTAAGCTCCAAATAGCAATCCGATAACCATTGCAAGCGAGAACATCTTGATGGACTCGCCTCCAAGAATTAATAGGAAGAACGCCGCAATAAACACGGTAAATGCTGTGTAGAGAGAACGCATAAGTGTTTGAGCCACACTCTTATTCACAAGTTCTTTCAAATCTTCATAAGTTTTCTGTTTACCGAAACGTAAATTCTCACGGATACGGTCAAAGATAACGATCGTATCATTGATGGAATAACCGATAATCGTAAGTACCGCTATAATAAACGTCAAATCCACTTCCAAACGGAAGATGGAGAAGATCGCAACGACCATAAAGGCATCATGGATCAGTGAAACAATAGCTGCCAATGCAAACCGCCATTCAAAACGAATACTTACATAAATGATAATCCCTAGACAAGAAATGAGAACCGAATAGATCGCATTACGTGCAAGTTCTTTAGACATTTCAGTATCCACGGTGTTAATCTCGAACGATGCCTTATCGTCCAACTTCAAGATCTCAGCTTTTAGAGCTCCATCTTGTTGATCATCAAGCACTTGATCATAACGGATGTTGACCCGTTCACTTCCTAACGTAATGCTTGGCTCACTTGAAATCCCAGTTTTTTCAACTGCTGAATTAACCTCTTCCAATGTCAAATTCTTAGACAGAGAGATATCAACATTAGATCCCGCTTTGAAATCAACGCTGTAATTCAATCCAAATGTTGCTAGGAAAATCAAACCTGCTACTGTAAGGGCGACGGAAAAAATATAGAAAAATTTACTTAAATGTACGAAATCAAGCTCTTTCTTAAAGCGCACGAATATCACTCTCCTTAACACCGAAACTCTTCGGTTTGTTCAGCTTACCGGCTTTAACAAGCTGGCTAAGCAACCAGTGGGAGAAATAAAGATTCGTGGCGATACTCAGTACGATTTCCACGATCAGCACCAATGCGAAGCCTTTGACTGCACCTGTACCAAAGGCGAACATGACACCTGCCACAATAACAGTTGTGATATTGGAGTCCATTACTGTCCGGAAAGAGGATTTATTACCTGCTTTAACGGAGGAAAGTACACTTTTACCACTGCGCATTTCTTCCCTTATCCGTTCATTTGTAATGATATTGGCATCGACCGCCATCCCTATACCCAGAATAAATGCGGCTATACCAGGCAACGTCAATGTGAAGTCTGCAAAGACAAAGACCACAATTAGCAGCCATGTATGCAAGATCAGTGCAAAACTAGCCAAGAGACCTGGCAAGCGATACATACCGATCATGAAGATAAGGATAATCAAAGAACCCAGAAGTCCTGCTTTGATTGTTTGATCAAGCGATTGTTTACCAAGCGTTGCACCCACACTTTGGGAGTATTTCTCAGTAAGTTTCAGTGGCAACGCACCCAGATTAATGGTGTCTGCCAGCTCGCGTGCTTCCTTAATTGTATAACTACCGGAAATAGACGCACTGCCGTCGGTAAGTACTGCTTGTACCGTTGGGTCAGATAGTTTGTTCTCATCCAAATAAATTGCGAGATTCTTTCCTAAGAGACGCTTAGTAATCTCTGCAAATTTATCCTTGTCCTTTATTTTGATGCTGATGATCGGCTGACTCAGGTTATCCCGTCCAACCTCTGCCGCACCTTCAACAAAATCACTACCTACCAGTTCGATCTTGCTGTAAGTACCTTCAGGATCACCTTCAGCAGCACTACGGAAAGTCAGAACTGCAGGCTCCTTCATCTTCTTGCGAACCTCGGCTTCATCAGTAACGCCCGCAATTTTCAAACGAATACGGTCAGTACCTTCAGTTGTAACCTCTGGTTCACTGGTTCCGAGCGCATTGGCCCGTTTTTCCAAACTTTCTGCTGTTTTCAACAGTGAAGCTCGGGACAACTCTGCTCCCGCTTCCATAGGCTCTGCATGGTACAAAATCTCAAATCCGCCTTTCAGGTCAAGACCAAGTCTAACCTTGTCCAGCAGTCCAGG
The window above is part of the Paenibacillus sp. FSL K6-0276 genome. Proteins encoded here:
- the dtd gene encoding D-aminoacyl-tRNA deacylase; amino-acid sequence: MRVVVQRCKDAKVTVDETVTGEIGKGLMLLVGVTHEDTEKDAKYLADKIAGLRIFEDDAGKMNYSVTDSEGAILSVSQFTLYGDCRKGRRPNFMGAAAPAEAERLYDYFNQELRAGGLQVETGVFGAMMDVSLTNWGPVTLILDSRS
- a CDS encoding bifunctional (p)ppGpp synthetase/guanosine-3',5'-bis(diphosphate) 3'-pyrophosphohydrolase, which translates into the protein MGIERLIDKAGAYIKDKDLLRIREAYEFADQAHHGQIRKSGEPYILHPLAVADIVVNMQMDVISIVAALLHDVVEDTTVSLEQIRAKFGDTCAMLVDGLTKLERIRFRSKEEQQNENYRKMFIAMAQDIRVIVIKLADRLHNMRTLKYQSEESQRRISYETLEIFCPVADRLGISAIKWEMEDIALRYLNPQQYYRIANLVHKKRAEREQFIDSVIGRIRAKLDEMGIEGDLSGRPKHIYSVYNKMSTKNKQFNEIYDLLAIRIIVDNIKDCYATLGIIHTLWKPMPGRFKDYIAMPKANMYQSLHTTVVGPGGEPTEVQIRTWEMHRTAEFGIAAHWAYKEGTSNNVNPENRMPFFREILELQHEAKDAEEFVKSLKMDFFSDLVFVFTPKGEVIELPAGSVPLDFAFRIHTEVGNRTIGSKVNGRIVPLDHKLKTGDIVEILTSKHSYGPSRDWLKIAQSSHARSKIKQWFKKEKREENVEKGREAIERELKRLNVEVSEWISDEKLLEAAKKFAFNDVEDMLSAVGFGGITASQIASRLTEKLRKEQEEAANHLELTSEMKEIKSAGEKRNQPTNGVSVKGIENLLVRFARCCNPVPGDDIVGYVTRGRGVSVHRQDCPNIPGEGDGEEAARVIEVEWEGTMEANYSVDIEITGHDRNGLLNEVLQAVSESKTNISAVTGRSDKNKMAMIHMTILIRNTEHLQSVVDKVKRVKDVYTVNRIMQ
- the uraA gene encoding uracil permease; this encodes MQREIQVNEKLPWGPGFLLSLQHLFAMFGSTVLVPNLFGVDPGMILLMNGVGTLLYIWICRGKIPAYLGSSFAFIAPVLSVLADHKDDHMKGYSLALGAFIITGIIFVLVALIIRYAGTKWIDVVFPPAVMGAIVATIGLELVPVAARMAGLIAPEGVAVADWTPDGKAITLSMVTLGVTVIGAVLFRGFPKIIHILIGIVTGYGLAYIMKMVDTAAISNAKFLAHPTIVTPSFDWNVILTIIPVSLVVIVEHIGHLLVTSNIVGRDLAKDPGLDRSLMGNGISTIISGFIGSTPNTTYGENIGVMALTKVYSVYVIGGAAVIAILLSFSGTFSSVIANIPTPVMGGVSLLLFGVIAASGLRIFVEQKVDFSKATNMIMATLVLVVGISGTTLTMGNIKLSGMALATIVGIVLALFFKLIEVLGLSNEDGESDKAAH
- a CDS encoding adenine phosphoribosyltransferase; amino-acid sequence: MDFKDSIRVIPDFPKEGISFKDITTLLKDGDAYRQAIDALKSLVSHLEIDVIAGPEARGFVVGAPLAYALGVGFVPIRKSGKLPYETIEVGYDLEYGKDTLAVHTDAIKPGQNVLIADDLLATGGTIATSVNLVEQLGGKVVGAAFLIELVELAGRNKLSGIEVITLVNYED
- the recJ gene encoding single-stranded-DNA-specific exonuclease RecJ, giving the protein MLYSKTRWQSPAADPDIVRDMARSLSISPLLSSLLVTRGMNTPHEALSFMDGGVEAPHDPFLLKGMAEAVPRIRKALKEEEHMLIYGDYDADGVSSTALMIHLLRYLGASFDIYIPHRSNEGYGLHNHALDWALQQGVSLIITVDTGISAYHQIAYANELGIDVIVTDHHEPPELLPEAYTLINPKLPDCPYPFKGLAGVGVAYKLAQAMLGEETPKEWAEIAAIGTVADLMPLLGENREIVRNGLASMRNSRFSGIRALLGVSGVTMSTVSAVNIAFGMAPRINASGRLDHAGRAVALLTTEHADEAEQLSGELDLLNKERQLVVERIVVEATAKLEQMTRGGEIPDIIVLAEQGWNVGVVGIVASKLLERYYRPVIILDIHPETGMCKGSARSIPGLDIYAALSSCSNLMDHFGGHPAAAGMSLHRDGLEAFAAALNEYAAGVLTPEHFVPVTSADAEVSISDLSLQTAIELERLAPFGMSNPLPKFIIRGATVKETRTMGQEGKHLKIVLQQGKSTIEALAFGKGDMAKLLPVGTTINVLAELSINEWNGSRKPQLMLQDLSVPDAQLFDLRGAADAVRQATHIRELLLPYSGVSPYRAAAVFQSGRMSLQSELIGMSFWVYDNVDGISAANKDDLLQESGHVSLLCLLDMPETPEQLDAVLKAFPNADNIALLHSIKDGRERLIIPTRDHFKILYKLLASITSVATPEHEVLLRLSRQSSLSIRMLSKMLDVFEELDFIERSQGSVTFITQPAAKSLTASRHFVRLGQMAEMEQYFMEGSLSELQDWMLSRRLGVS
- a CDS encoding cation diffusion facilitator family transporter codes for the protein MNKERSPQSKTVAWTGIISDVTLAVAKGSFGYISGSKALMGDALYSGADAAAKLADILPWRSEQGRKSKHRMEDRRGNKEPLLAILFSVLILMGGLQIAFSAIRDLTEGQSSTHGELALVTVLLSIVFKEAVFQYQYRYFKKIGDGSHAAYANSHRFSLYTSITVLVGISLSMGGTYWHPLLYMDPIAALLTGCLILRKGYILIVSTVSGKNAQELPSEEAANFIETVQRVHGVIRVEHLKALEQGNFVNLQIKISVNPRITVMEAQDISECARKLLQHRFVHVGEVHMDVVPYDPGYPYKSNYELVDNDIPTLLQ
- the secF gene encoding protein translocase subunit SecF yields the protein MRFKKELDFVHLSKFFYIFSVALTVAGLIFLATFGLNYSVDFKAGSNVDISLSKNLTLEEVNSAVEKTGISSEPSITLGSERVNIRYDQVLDDQQDGALKAEILKLDDKASFEINTVDTEMSKELARNAIYSVLISCLGIIIYVSIRFEWRFALAAIVSLIHDAFMVVAIFSIFRLEVDLTFIIAVLTIIGYSINDTIVIFDRIRENLRFGKQKTYEDLKELVNKSVAQTLMRSLYTAFTVFIAAFFLLILGGESIKMFSLAMVIGLLFGAYSSIFIASPLWLLLKKREKTKVKSSSAKG